A single genomic interval of Lucilia cuprina isolate Lc7/37 chromosome 2, ASM2204524v1, whole genome shotgun sequence harbors:
- the LOC111683712 gene encoding juvenile hormone acid O-methyltransferase, whose product MNQACLYHRANQVQRHDAEQIIKEYANILQWRLDGSDVLLDVGSGSGDVLMDFIYNIMPPKFEKIVGSDISPKMVNYSKNCYHSQEKCDFKVLDIGTKNDIPNDMKEQFDHVTSFYCLHWIQNQRQALQNIYNLLRAEGGDCLLVFLASNPIFDVYKLLSKSSKWSIYMKDVDQFISPLHYSKDPKMEFSTMLKEVGFTVVNIELKHKVYVYEGLEILKDNVKAVCPFLERMPLNLHDSFMDDFINTVTSLDLKLDHHSNELDSKFNSPYKLLIAYARKSPQNVRGSVTDMISTAKVEKGLN is encoded by the exons ATGAATCAAGCCTGTTTATATCATAGAGCCAATCAAGTCCAAAGACACGATGCTGAACAGATCATTAAAGAATATGCCAATATATTGCAATGGCGTTTAGATGGCTCTGATGTTTTGTTAGATGTTGGTTCCGGTTCGGGAGATGttttaatggattttatttataacattatgCCACCGAAATTTGAGAAAATTGTGGGTTCAGATATTTCTCCTAAAATGGTAAATTACTCTAAAAACTGTTATCACTCACAGGAGAAATGTGATTTTAAGGTATTGGATATCGGCACGAAAAATGATATACCTAATGATATGAAGGAGCAATTTGATCATGTTACCTCGTTCTATTGTCTACACTGGATACAAAATCAAag acaagctttgcaaaatatttataatcttTTAAGAGCCGAGGGTGGTGAttgtcttttagtttttttggccTCTAATCCTATTTTTGATGTCTACAAACTGTTAAGTAAATCCTCGAAATGGTCTATTTACATGAAAGATGTAGATCAATTTATCTCTCCCCTACACTATTCCAAAGATCCTAAAATGGAATTTTCTACTATGCTTAAAGAGGTGGGCTTTACAGTTGTAAATATAGAGTTAAAACATAAAGTATATGTCTATGAGGGCTTAGAAATTCTTAAAG acAATGTCAAAGCAGTTTGCCCTTTCCTGGAACGTATGCCTCTAAATTTGCACGACAGCTTTATGGATGATTTTATTAATACCGTGACCAGTTTAGATTTAAAACTAGATCATCATTCCAATGAATTAGACAGCAAATTTAATTCGCCTTATAAATTACTTATAGCATATGCCAGAAAGTCTCCCCAAAACGTCAGGGGCAGTGTTACTGATATGATTAGTACTGCAAAAGTGGAGAAAGGCTtgaattag